The following are from one region of the Populus trichocarpa isolate Nisqually-1 chromosome 8, P.trichocarpa_v4.1, whole genome shotgun sequence genome:
- the LOC7494948 gene encoding BTB/POZ domain-containing protein At5g03250: MACMKLGSKSEVFHLDGHTWLCSTGLQSDVIIEIGDMSFHLHKFPLLSRSEVLENLIGEHSSEDEKRCVLQLHDVPGGAKTFLLAAKFCYGIKMELTALNVVSLRCAAEYLGMSEDYGEENLITQTENFLNEVFGSWTDSLKALETCEEVPLLAEELHIVSRCINSLAMKACADPSLFSWPMQGGSDIRNPDGTVIWNGIRTSAKPHPVGEDWWYEDVSFLRLPLYKRLILEVGSNGMNPGRVAGALMYYAKKHLPLLGRKSSIESGNYAASRSTISATSESDQRSLLEEIVELLPDQKGVTPSNFLLRLLRTAMIIHASPSCRQNLEKRVGTQLDEASLQDLLIPNSGYSVETLYDIDCVQRILDHFMLMDRDDPTSNYVEHEGQITESSHSLVPITMVANLIDSYLAEVASDVNLKLAKFQSLAAVVPDYARPIDDGIYRAIDIYLKAHPWLTDSEREQLCRLMNCQKFSLEASTHAAQNERLPLRVIVQVLFFEQLRLRTSVSGWFFVSENLDNSQNLSGNLALARNDLHPQAGAIHGRIMVDDMKERVSELEKECLSMKQEIEKLGKTKVSSWNILLRKFGFSRSKSKYGDPEASKPTDTKELPTSSAPLINGGENQNNESAE, encoded by the exons ATGGCTTGCATGAAGCTGGGATCAAAATCAGAAGTCTTTCATCTCGATGGCCATACCTG GCTTTGCTCAACCGGGCTTCAAAGTGATGTCATTATTGAAATTGGGGACATGTCTTTCCATCTCCACAAG TTTCCATTGCTCTCCAGAAGTGAAGTACTAGAAAATCTTATTGGAGAGCATTCTAGCGAGGACGAGAAAAGGTGTGTTCTACAACTTCATGATGTACCTGGTGGAGCCAAAACCTTCTTGCTTGCTGCCAAATTCTGCTATGGTATAAAAATGGAACTCACTGCATTGAATGTAGTTAGTCTCAGATGTGCCGCTGAGTATCTTGGAATGAGTGAAGACTATGGGGAGGAAAACCTCATCACACAAACAGAAAATTTTCTCAATGAAGTATTTGGCAGCTGGACAGACTCCCTTAAAGCTCTTGAAACCTGCGAAGAGGTTCCTCTACTAGCAGAAGAGCTTCATATTGTTTCGAGATGCATAAATTCCCTGGCAATGAAAGCTTGCGCAGATCCAAGTTTGTTCAGTTGGCCCATGCAAGGAGGCAGCGACATTAGGAACCCAGATGGCACTGTAATCTGGAATGGAATACGTACTTCAGCCAAGCCGCATCCTGTGGGTGAGGATTGGTGGTATGAGGATGTTTCCTTCCTTAGATTACCTCTGTACAAAAGGCTAATTCTGGAAGTTGGTTCAAATGGTATGAATCCAGGGAGGGTTGCTGGGGCACTAATGTACTATGCAAAGAAGCATCTCCCTTTGTTGGGCAGGAAATCAAGCATAGAGAGTGGAAACTATGCTGCATCTAGATCAACTATTTCTGCTACGTCTGAATCAGATCAAAGGAGTCTCCTTGAAGAAATAGTGGAATTGTTGCCTGATCAAAAGGGTGTTACTCCAAGTAATTTCCTGCTTAGGCTTCTGCGAACTGCCATGATAATACATGCGAGTCCATCATGCCGACAGAACTTAGAGAAACGGGTTGGAACCCAGTTGGATGAAGCATCTCTTCAAGACCTTCTGATACCAAATTCAGGCTACTCAGTGGAAACCCTTTATGATATCGACTGTGTTCAGCGAATTCTCGATCATTTCATGCTGATGGATCGTGATGATCCCACATCAAATTACGTCGAACATGAAGGGCAAATAACGGAAAGTTCGCATTCGCTCGTTCCAATAACAATGGTGGCAAATCTGATTGATAGTTATCTAGCAGAGGTAGCATCTGATGTTAATTTGAAGTTAGCGAAGTTTCAGTCTCTTGCTGCTGTAGTCCCTGATTATGCCAGGCCAATAGATGATGGAATTTACCGAGCAATTGATATATATCTTAAG GCTCATCCATGGCTAACAGATTCTGAGAGGGAACAACTTTGCAGGCTCATGAACTGTCAAAAGTTTTCATTGGAAGCCAGCACTCACGCAGCCCAGAATGAGAGGCTACCTCTTAGAGTCATTGTCCAAGTTTTATTCTTTGAACAACTACGGCTTCGCACCTCTGTTTCTGGCTGGTTCTTTGTCTCTGAAAACCTTGATAACTCACAAAACCTAAGTGGGAATCTTGCTCTTGCGAGAAACGATTTGCATCCTCAAGCAGGAGCCATACATGGCCGCATCATGGTAGATGACATGAAAGAACGAGTTTCCGAGCTTGAGAAAGAGTGTTTGAGCATGAAACAAGAGATTGAGAAGCTGGGAAAAACAAAGGTGTCGAGTTGGAACATCTTGTTAAGAAAGTTTGGTTTTAGTCGATCAAAGTCAAAATACGGGGATCCAGAAGCATCAAAACCAACGGATACCAAAGAATTACCAACGTCCTCAGCACCACTCATAAATGGAGGAGAAAATCAGAATAATGAATCAGCAGAATGA
- the LOC112328368 gene encoding E3 ubiquitin-protein ligase WAV3-like isoform X1: MGSKWRKAKLALGLNLCVYVPRTLDDSAAPSSERLSDAALLSPTNWDSRPMTPTPSSHGLRLAKSGSKPSKQTCSICLTKMKQGGGHAIFTAECSHSFHFHCISSNVKHGNQLCPVCRAKWKEIPFQAPTLDPLPGRASVGWPQTDAMMTVVHRLPPPPRRDRRHVVPLLQVPEPSVFNDDESLDLQPAFAERSSGNKIAAGHNAGKIVEIKTYPEVSAASRSNSYDNFTVLVHLKAGATVARENPRGNLASLPQLSQTPRAPVDLVTVLDISGSMAGTKLALLKRAMGFVIQNLGSNDRLSVIAFSSTARRLFSLRRMSDAGRQHALQAVNSLVANGGTNIAEGLRKGAKVMEERREKNPVASIILLSDGQDTYTVSGSSGNQPQPNYRLLLPLSIHGGDNAGFQIPVHAFGFGADHDASSMHSISEISGGTFSFIETEAVIQDAFAQCIGGLLSVVVQELQVGVECMHPSIRLGSLKAGSYPSRVMADTRSGFIDVGDLYADEERDFLVSINVPAEPSMNQTSLLKVRCAYRDPLTKEMTTLESAEIKLERPEISGEAVVSIEVDRQRNRLQAAEAMSQARTVAERGDLAGAASILENCRRLLSETVSAKSHDRLCIALDAELKEMQERMASRHVYEASGRAYILSGLSSHSWQRATARGDSTDGSSLVQSYQTPSMTEMLTRSQATFLGSPSAQRLVQPLWSFGSQPKPR, encoded by the exons ATGGGAAGTAAATGGAGAAAAGCAAAGCTGGCTTTGGGTTTAAATCTTTGTGTTTATGTACCGAGAACTCTAGATGATTCAGCAGCACCTTCAAGTGAAAGATTATCTGATGCTGCTTTGCTTTCACCTACAAATTGGGATTCTAGGCCAATGACACCAACACCATCTTCACATGGCTTAAGGTTGGCCAAGAGTGGAAGCAAACCATCCAAG CAAACCTGCTCAATATGCCTGACTAAGATGAAACAAGGTGGTGGACATGCTATTTTTACTGCAGAGTGCTCACATTCTTTCCATTTCCACTGCATTTCTTCAAATGTCAAACATGGCAACCAACTCTGTCCAGTTTGCAGAGCGAAATGGAAAGAAATCCCCTTTCAGGCACCAACTTTGGATCCCCTGCCTGGGAGAGCATCAGTAGGTTGGCCTCAAACTGATGCCATGATGACTGTGGTCCATCGATTACCTCCCCCACCACGTCGAGATCGGCGGCATGTTGTGCCATTGCTGCAGGTTCCCGAACCTAGTGTGTTTAATGATGATGAATCCTTGGATCTCCAACCTGCATTTGCTGAGAGAAGCTCTGGAAACAAAATTGCAGCAGGCCACAATGCTGGTAAAATAGTAGAGATCAAAACATACCCAGAAGTGTCAGCTGCATCACGTTCTAATTCTTACGATAACTTCACTGTCTTGGTCCACCTCAAAGCTGGTGCAACAGTTGCAAGAGAAAACCCCAGAGGGAACCTGGCTAGCTTACCTCAGCTATCTCAAACTCCCCGTGCTCCAGTTGATCTAGTCACAGTGCTTGACATCAGTGGTAGCATGGCAGGTACAAAGCTGGCATTGCTAAAACGAGCAATGGGGTTTGTTATACAGAACCTTGGCTCCAATGACAGGCTCTCAGTTATTGCCTTTTCTTCCACTGCCCGCCGCCTCTTTTCCCTTCGTAGAATGTCTGACGCAGGCCGGCAGCATGCACTTCAAGCTGTCAACTCTTTGGTTGCGAATGGTGGGACCAACATTGCTGAAGGTCTGAGAAAGGGAGCCAAGGTAATGGAAGAACGAAGGGAAAAGAATCCTGTGGCAAGTATTATACTTCTATCTGATGGGCAGGATACTTATACTGTCAGTGGTAGCAGTGGTAACCAGCCTCAACCAAATTACCGGTTGCTCCTCCCTTTGTCGATTCATGGCGGTGACAATGCAGGATTCCAGATTCCAGTGCATGCTTTTGGCTTTGGTGCAGACCATGATGCTTCGTCAATGCATTCCATTTCAGAAATTTCTGGAGGCACCTTCTCTTTCATTGAGACTGAAGCTGTGATCCAGGATGCATTTGCACAGTGCATTGGAGGCCTTCTGAGTGTTGTAGTGCAGGAGTTGCAAGTGGGAGTTGAGTGTATGCACCCTAGTATCCGCCTTGGCTCATTGAAAGCAGGAAGTTACCCTAGTCGTGTGATGGCTGATACCCGTTCAGGGTTTATCGATGTTGGAGATTTATATGCTGATGAAGAGAGAGATTTTCTGGTTTCCATCAATGTTCCAGCAGAGCCCTCCATGAATCAAACATCACTGCTAAAGGTGAGATGTGCATACCGGGATCCTTTAACTAAAGAAATGACAACATTAGAAAGTGCAGAAATTAAACTCGAAAGACCTGAGATATCTGGAGAAGCAGTAGTGTCAATTGAAGTGGATAGGCAACGCAACAGGCTCCAAGCAGCTGAAGCCATGTCACAGGCAAGAACCGTAGCTGAACGGGGAGATCTAGCTGGTGCAGCTTCTATCCTTGAAAACTGCCGAAGGTTATTGTCAGAAACTGTATCGGCCAAGTCCCATGATCGATTATGTATTGCATTAGATGCTGAGCTCAAGGAGATGCAAGAAAGAATGGCAAGCAGACATGTATACGAGGCATCTGGGAGAGCATATATTCTATCAGGCCTAAGCTCGCACTCATGGCAAAGAGCAACTGCGAGAGGAGACTCCACTGATGGTTCAAGTCTTGTTCAATCTTACCAAACCCCATCGATGACTGAGATGCTTACTCGATCTCAGGCTACGTTCCTGGGCAGTCCATCAGCTCAGAGACTTGTTCAACCGTTATGGTCATTTGGATCACAACCAAAGCCAAGGTGA
- the LOC112328368 gene encoding E3 ubiquitin-protein ligase WAV3-like isoform X2 — MQTCSICLTKMKQGGGHAIFTAECSHSFHFHCISSNVKHGNQLCPVCRAKWKEIPFQAPTLDPLPGRASVGWPQTDAMMTVVHRLPPPPRRDRRHVVPLLQVPEPSVFNDDESLDLQPAFAERSSGNKIAAGHNAGKIVEIKTYPEVSAASRSNSYDNFTVLVHLKAGATVARENPRGNLASLPQLSQTPRAPVDLVTVLDISGSMAGTKLALLKRAMGFVIQNLGSNDRLSVIAFSSTARRLFSLRRMSDAGRQHALQAVNSLVANGGTNIAEGLRKGAKVMEERREKNPVASIILLSDGQDTYTVSGSSGNQPQPNYRLLLPLSIHGGDNAGFQIPVHAFGFGADHDASSMHSISEISGGTFSFIETEAVIQDAFAQCIGGLLSVVVQELQVGVECMHPSIRLGSLKAGSYPSRVMADTRSGFIDVGDLYADEERDFLVSINVPAEPSMNQTSLLKVRCAYRDPLTKEMTTLESAEIKLERPEISGEAVVSIEVDRQRNRLQAAEAMSQARTVAERGDLAGAASILENCRRLLSETVSAKSHDRLCIALDAELKEMQERMASRHVYEASGRAYILSGLSSHSWQRATARGDSTDGSSLVQSYQTPSMTEMLTRSQATFLGSPSAQRLVQPLWSFGSQPKPR, encoded by the exons ATG CAAACCTGCTCAATATGCCTGACTAAGATGAAACAAGGTGGTGGACATGCTATTTTTACTGCAGAGTGCTCACATTCTTTCCATTTCCACTGCATTTCTTCAAATGTCAAACATGGCAACCAACTCTGTCCAGTTTGCAGAGCGAAATGGAAAGAAATCCCCTTTCAGGCACCAACTTTGGATCCCCTGCCTGGGAGAGCATCAGTAGGTTGGCCTCAAACTGATGCCATGATGACTGTGGTCCATCGATTACCTCCCCCACCACGTCGAGATCGGCGGCATGTTGTGCCATTGCTGCAGGTTCCCGAACCTAGTGTGTTTAATGATGATGAATCCTTGGATCTCCAACCTGCATTTGCTGAGAGAAGCTCTGGAAACAAAATTGCAGCAGGCCACAATGCTGGTAAAATAGTAGAGATCAAAACATACCCAGAAGTGTCAGCTGCATCACGTTCTAATTCTTACGATAACTTCACTGTCTTGGTCCACCTCAAAGCTGGTGCAACAGTTGCAAGAGAAAACCCCAGAGGGAACCTGGCTAGCTTACCTCAGCTATCTCAAACTCCCCGTGCTCCAGTTGATCTAGTCACAGTGCTTGACATCAGTGGTAGCATGGCAGGTACAAAGCTGGCATTGCTAAAACGAGCAATGGGGTTTGTTATACAGAACCTTGGCTCCAATGACAGGCTCTCAGTTATTGCCTTTTCTTCCACTGCCCGCCGCCTCTTTTCCCTTCGTAGAATGTCTGACGCAGGCCGGCAGCATGCACTTCAAGCTGTCAACTCTTTGGTTGCGAATGGTGGGACCAACATTGCTGAAGGTCTGAGAAAGGGAGCCAAGGTAATGGAAGAACGAAGGGAAAAGAATCCTGTGGCAAGTATTATACTTCTATCTGATGGGCAGGATACTTATACTGTCAGTGGTAGCAGTGGTAACCAGCCTCAACCAAATTACCGGTTGCTCCTCCCTTTGTCGATTCATGGCGGTGACAATGCAGGATTCCAGATTCCAGTGCATGCTTTTGGCTTTGGTGCAGACCATGATGCTTCGTCAATGCATTCCATTTCAGAAATTTCTGGAGGCACCTTCTCTTTCATTGAGACTGAAGCTGTGATCCAGGATGCATTTGCACAGTGCATTGGAGGCCTTCTGAGTGTTGTAGTGCAGGAGTTGCAAGTGGGAGTTGAGTGTATGCACCCTAGTATCCGCCTTGGCTCATTGAAAGCAGGAAGTTACCCTAGTCGTGTGATGGCTGATACCCGTTCAGGGTTTATCGATGTTGGAGATTTATATGCTGATGAAGAGAGAGATTTTCTGGTTTCCATCAATGTTCCAGCAGAGCCCTCCATGAATCAAACATCACTGCTAAAGGTGAGATGTGCATACCGGGATCCTTTAACTAAAGAAATGACAACATTAGAAAGTGCAGAAATTAAACTCGAAAGACCTGAGATATCTGGAGAAGCAGTAGTGTCAATTGAAGTGGATAGGCAACGCAACAGGCTCCAAGCAGCTGAAGCCATGTCACAGGCAAGAACCGTAGCTGAACGGGGAGATCTAGCTGGTGCAGCTTCTATCCTTGAAAACTGCCGAAGGTTATTGTCAGAAACTGTATCGGCCAAGTCCCATGATCGATTATGTATTGCATTAGATGCTGAGCTCAAGGAGATGCAAGAAAGAATGGCAAGCAGACATGTATACGAGGCATCTGGGAGAGCATATATTCTATCAGGCCTAAGCTCGCACTCATGGCAAAGAGCAACTGCGAGAGGAGACTCCACTGATGGTTCAAGTCTTGTTCAATCTTACCAAACCCCATCGATGACTGAGATGCTTACTCGATCTCAGGCTACGTTCCTGGGCAGTCCATCAGCTCAGAGACTTGTTCAACCGTTATGGTCATTTGGATCACAACCAAAGCCAAGGTGA